The window AGTTCTATTTCGATCTGGGCAGCCCCGCCACCTATCTCGCATACACCCAGTTGCCGAAAATCTGTGAGCAAACCGACAGCCAACTCATCTACATCCCGTTCCTGCTTGGCGGCGTATTCAAAGCCACCGGTAATGCTTCCCCGGCGACCATTCCAGCCAAAGGTCGCTACATGTTTCAGGACCTCGACCGCTTTGCCAAACGTTACGGCGTGACGCTGAAGTACAATCCGCACTTCCCGATCAACACCTTGATGCTCATGCGCGCCGTCACTGGCATGCAGTTGCGCCACCCCCAGCGTTTCGCAGCGTTCA of the Pseudomonas sp. MAG733B genome contains:
- a CDS encoding 2-hydroxychromene-2-carboxylate isomerase; amino-acid sequence: MSKTVEFYFDLGSPATYLAYTQLPKICEQTDSQLIYIPFLLGGVFKATGNASPATIPAKGRYMFQDLDRFAKRYGVTLKYNPHFPINTLMLMRAVTGMQLRHPQRFAAFIDCLFKALWVEGRSLDDPATVAAVLTQNGFDPNEVLALTADEEVKAALKDNTEKAVQRGVFGAPSMFVDDQLFFGQDRLDFVFEALR